From one Rhodamnia argentea isolate NSW1041297 chromosome 1, ASM2092103v1, whole genome shotgun sequence genomic stretch:
- the LOC115738948 gene encoding pyruvate dehydrogenase E1 component subunit beta-1, mitochondrial-like, with product MLSILRRKATAGGSDAVLLRERLRKSCAPATTRLQGYATAAKEMMVRDALNTALDEEMSADPRVFLMGEEVGEYQGAYKVSKGLLQKFGPERVVDTPISEAGFTGIGVGAAYYGLRPVVEFMTFNFAMQAIDQIINSAAKTNYMSAGNISVPIVFRGPNGAAAGVGAQHSQCYAAWYGSCPGLKVLAPYSSEDARGLLKAAIRDPDPVVFLENELMYGERFPVSAEALDSSFCLPIGKAKIEREGKDVTITAFSRMVGLSLEAAEILAKEGISAEVVNLLSIRPLDRPTINASVRKTNRLVTVEEGFPQNGVGAEIGMSIIEDSFGYLDAPIERITGADVPMPYAANLERMALPQTEDIVRAAKRVCYRSLPMTATA from the exons ATGTTGTCGATTCTGAGGCGAAAAGCCACTGCCGGAGGCTCGGATGCAGTG TTGTTAAGAGAGAGGCTGCGGAAGAGTTGCGCCCCTGCGACCACACGGCTACAGGGTTATGCCACTGCGGCGAAAGAG ATGATGGTGAGAGACGCTCTGAATACTGCTCTTGATGAGGAAATGTCTGCAGATCCTAGAGTCTTTCTAATGGGTGAGGAG GTTGGAGAATACCAGGGAGCCTACAAG GTATCTAAAGGTCTTTTGCAGAAGTTTGGACCTGAGAGGGTTGTTGATACTCCAATCTCAGAG GCTGGTTTCACTGGAATTGGAGTCGGCGCTGCTTACTATGGTCTCAGGCCTGTCGTGGAGTTTATGACATTCAACTTTGCTATGCAG gcaattgaccaaattataAATTCTGCTGCAAAGACAAACTACATGTCGGCTGGCAATATATCGGTCCCTATAGTTTTCAGAGGACCTAATGGAGCTGCCGCAGGAGTTGGTGCCCAACACTCTCAA TGTTATGCAGCATGGTATGGCTCGTGCCCGggtttgaaagttttggcaccctACTCATCGGAAGATGCTCGAGGACTGCTAAAAGCAGCAATAAGGGATCCTGATCCTGTTGTCTTCCTTGAAAATGAGCTGAT GTATGGGGAGCGTTTTCCTGTTTCAGCGGAAGCTCTTGATTCCAGTTTTTGTCTTCCGATAGGGAAAGCCAAG AttgagagagaaggaaaggatgTCACAATTACTGCTTTTTCGAGAATGGTTGGCCTTTCTCTCGAG GCAGCTGAGATCCTTGCAAAGGAAGGAATCAGTGCAGAG GTCGTAAATCTGCTCTCAATTCGACCACTGGATAGACCTACGATTAATGCTTCAGTCAGGAAAACCAACAGACTGGTAACAGTTGAGGAAGGGTTTCCCCAAAATGGTGTTGGCGCTGAGATCGG CATGTCGATTATTGAGGACAGCTTTGGTTATCTTGATGCTCCAATTGAGAGGATTACTGGGGCTGATGTTCCCATGCCTTACGCGGCAAACCTGGAAAGAATGGCTCTCCCTCAG ACTGAGGATATTGTACGGGCTGCAAAGAGAGTGTGCTACAGATCTTTACCGATGACTGCAACTGCTTAA
- the LOC115738949 gene encoding leucine-rich repeat protein 1-like, whose product MAICLLFHLALLMLSSSLAPTHANLEGEALYALRRAVKDPDGVLESWDPTLVDPCTWFHVTCDGDNRVTRLDLGNAKLSGSLVPELGKLERLQYLELYMNHLEGPIPKELGGLKSLVSLDLYRNNHTGSIPASLSKLSNLKFLRLNGNRLSGRIPRELTKLGNLKILDVSNNDLCGTIPTSGSFSKFSEESYVNNPRLEGPELMGFVRYDTGGSCD is encoded by the exons ATGGCGATCTGTCTCCTGTTCCATCTCGCTCTCCTGATGCTCTCCTCGTCTTTAGCCCCAACCCACGCGAACTTAGAAG GGGAGGCTCTATATGCGTTGAGGAGGGCCGTGAAGGACCCGGACGGTGTTCTTGAGAGCTGGGACCCCACTCTCGTCGATCCTTGCACTTGGTTTCACGTCACCTGCGACGGCGACAACCGCGTCACCCGAct GGACCTCGGAAATGCAAAGCTGTCGGGGAGTCTGGTTCCGGAACTGGGAAAGCTCGAGCGTCTCCAGTATCT GGAGCTGTACATGAACCACCTGGAGGGCCCAATTCCAAAGGAGCTTGGAGGGCTGAAGAGCCTTGTGAGCTTGGATCTCTACCGCAACAACCACACCGGCTCCATCCCCGCCTCTCTCTCCAAGCTCTCTAATCTCAAATTTCT GCGACTGAACGGGAACAGACTGAGTGGGAGAATCCCAAGAGAGCTTACCAAACTTGGCAACTTAAAGATCCT AGACGTGTCCAACAACGACTTGTGTGGTACAATCCCTACCTCCGGCTCCTTCTCCAAGTTCTCAGAAGAAAG TTATGTGAACAACCCTAGATTGGAAGGACCAGAACTGATGGGATTCGTGAGATACGACACTGGTGGGAGTTGCGACTGA